The genomic stretch CACAAGATCCAGTTCGGTGCAGGCGAGCACGATCGCCCGAGCCCCTTCCTGTTCCTTGCGCGTGATGATCGTGCGCAGCGTCCTTTCGGCGGCGCGCGTTACCTTCCCCACCATCAGTTCCTCGTAAATGATGCGGTCGATCGCCTCCACATTGCTCATGTCGGGAGGCAGGAGATCGACACCATGCGCGACGAGCCGCTTGCGATAAAAGCTTTCGGTCATGACATTGCGCGTTCCGATCAGGGCCGCGCTCTCGCAGCCGTCGGCATGCATCCGGGCGCCTACGCAATCGGCGATGTGGAGGATGGGAATATCAACCGCGTCCGCAACCTGGTCGTAGATCCTGTGCATGGAATTGGCGCAGATGATCAGCCCTTCGGCTCCGGCCTTTTCGAGCCGAGAAGCACTCTCCGCCAGGACGCTGCCCGCCCGTTGCCAGTCGGCATCTTCGCGAAGGCCGTAAAGCTCCTGGAAATCGAGGCTTTCGATCAAAAGCGGCGCGCTTGCCTTGGGGGCGGACCTTTTCTGGATCGAACGGTTGATGCAGTCATAATAAACGGCGGTAGAGACCCAGCTCATACCGCCAATCATGCCGAGTTTTCGCACTAAAACCCCTTCCGTCTATTCCCCCTCGCAGCCGCTTTTATGCATGCATCGTCACGAGCGTCCAGAGCCAAGGATTTTCCGAGGCATTTTCTGATCTTGGTTGTTTAACGGGGAATTAGTGAGGGCGGCCCGCACGCGCAGCGCACGTGCGGAAAGATCACTTCTGCATCTGCGCGATCCAGCGGCGCACAACGTCCAGCCCTTCGCTATCGACGGTCGATTTGCCCAGTTCGGGCATCGCCACACCCGGTTCTGGCGACCCCATGCGAAAGGTCAGGATAGAGTCATCCGGATCGCCCGGGACGATATCGAATTCATGACCACCCGATCCCCGTCCCGCTGCAACCGGACGTTTGAAGATGCCGATGGCATGGGGATCGTGCTGCTCCCAGCGCAGGTCGAGCCCGGAATTGGAGGCCGTGGCTCCCGGTTGGTGACAATGGGCGCAATTGGTCTCGAGATATCCGCGAGCTGCAGCATCGATCGGGACCGATGCCCTCTCCTCCCACAAGGGGATACGGGCGGCGAGTTCGGGTGCCTCGTCCAACTTGCCCAATCCGACAAAGTCGTCGAGCCAGTCGGCGGAAAGATTGCGCGCCTTCGGCCCGATCGGCACAACCTCGCCATTCAATCCGTGGCATTCCTTGCACTGGTTCTTGTTCGGAATCCGGTAGCTGATGGTCTGCCCCGAAGGCGTGGTTACAGGCAGCCGCCCTCCGGCAACCGCCAGCACCGCTTCGGTCTGCTGGTCGTTCCAGCGATAGGGCAAGGCAACCCAACCGTCGGTGCGATGGAGCAGCACACGCGTTTCGATCAAGCGACGGCCATTCCCCTCGCCGAACGCGAAAGTCTTGATCAGCGCGCTGCCCACCGGGAGAGCGAGCAAGCCTTCGCCCCTTGCCTTCGCCACCTTGCCGCCAGGCACATAGACGAAGCGCAATTTTTCAGCGCCATCCGAAAAGAGCGGCGTGTTGAGGCGATAGGGCACTACGCCCGGGCTGGGCTGCTGCGCTGGCGCGTCGGCGAAGAAGCCGAACTCGGAAAGGTTGCGCGGCAGGTCGAGCCCGCTGACCGCTGTATCGTCCACCGCCGTCTGGGGATTGGCCCGCACCGTGACCGCGCCGAGCAAGGCGGCGACCGCAAGGCCGGCAAGTACACCTGCCTTCATGGTCAGATACGGTCGAACAGCCGTTCCGGCGCGCCGATTTCACCGAATTCCCACGGTTGCCCGTAGGCCGGAAGATCGCCCGGGCCGGGCTGCGCTTCCGCGAGAGGCTGTCCCTGGCGCGTCAGGTTAAGGGTCCACGAAGAGATCTCGGGCGTTGCAAGCAGTGCGGGATTGTCTTTGTCCTGATTCAGTCCGTCCCACATGATCGGCGGCAGGGCACCACCGAAGCCCGCCAGCAATTGCTCTGCCCCGTCAAGCTGCGGGTCGGTCGAACCTTCATCGACGTCGTTCTCTGCAATCACGACTTCGCGCGGGAAGGGATTGTAGCGCGCATCGTCAAACGGCTTCGTATAGGCGGCGATGATGAAGGATGCGGTGGGATTGTCGCGCACGATATTGTCGCTGATCCAGACCTTCTCGTTCGCCATCACCATGATGCCCGTTCCGCGCCGGACGCCCGCAACGATATTGCCCGGCGGAGCAAAGTTCGCGGTCTTGTTACCCACGACGAGGTTCTGTTTCAGGATGACATTGCCGCCGCCCATAACTGGCAGGCCGGGCAGGTCGAAGACGAGGATCCCGCCGGTGTTGCGGGTGACAAAGTTGCGCTCCACGATGGCATCGCGGCTGTTCTCAATCTCGATCCCGGCGACATTGTCGGTCGCGATGGAATCGCGGACCGTGATCTTCTTCGACTGCCCGACATAGATGCCGGCATCGGATGCGCCCGACACCTCGCAGGCATCGACCAGGATGCCGGTGCTTTCGACCGGATAGATGCCGTAGGCGCCATTGGTGGCTGCCGGACCATTGGTCCAGGTTACCCTGATGCGGTGATAGACGATGTCATCCGCACCCTTCGACTTGATCCCGTCACCCTTGGGATTCTCGAGCGCGAAATTGCGCAGCGTCACGCCATCGCTGGTTACCAGCAGCCCCTCGCCCGCATCACGCTGGCCGGTGAAATCGAGCACCGTCGCTTCCATCCCGGCACCGCGAACGGTGACATTGTCGACATCGAGGCTGAGCCCGTCGCTGATGGCAAATCGCCCGGCACCGAGAACAATTTCGTCACCGGGTTCGGCAAGGATCAGGGCCTCTTGCAAACGTTCCTGCGCTCCCGCGCCCGCGGCAACCTCGTGCGTTGCGGCGGCAAGGCTCGATGCGCTCAGCAGCGCAAGGGTGGAAATGACGGTGCGGATCATGGTCGCTCTCCCTTGCAAGCCATTGTGCCGCAAGGGAGAAAGATTGCAAGCGCCGCTAGTCGAGCGCCTTGACGATTTCCTCGACCATTTTCTTCGCATCGGCCAGCAACATCATGGTCTGGTCCATGTAGAAAACGTCATTATCGACGCCCGCATAGCCCACGCCGCCCATCGAACGCTTGATGAAGAAGACCTGCTTGGCCTTGTCCACGTCGAATACGGGCATGCCGTAGATGGGCGAAGACTTGTCGGTCTTGGCCGCAGGGTTCACCACGTCGTTTGCGCCGATGATGAAGGCGACATCGGCCTGCGCGAATTCGCTGTTGATGTCTTCGAGTTCGAAGACGTTCTCGTAAGGCACCTGCGCTTCGGCCAGCAGCACGTTCATGTGCCCCGGCATGCGCCCGGCGACGGGGTGGATGGCGTATTTCACCTCGACGCCCTTTTCCTCGAGGATGTCCGCCATTTCGCGAAGCGCGTGCTGCGCCTGCGCCACAGCCATGCCGTAGCCGGGGATGATGATGACCTTTTCCGCCTGTTCGAGCATGAAGGCGGCATCGGCCGCGCTGCCCTGCTTGTAGGGGCGCTGTTCCTTCGCTTCGCCGCCCGCGCCCGAGCCTGCATCGGCACCGAACCCGCCTGCGATCACGGAGATGAAACTTCGGTTCATCGCGCGGCACATGATGTAGCTGAGGATTGCGCCCGAAGAGCCGACCAGCGCGCCGGTGATGATCATCGCCGTATTGCCGAGCGTAAAGCCCATCGCCGCTGCGGCCCAGCCCGAATAGCTGTTCAGCATCGAGACCACGACCGGCATGTCCGCCCCGCCGATGGGGATGATGAGCAGGAAGCCAATGACGAAGGCGAGCACCGTCAGCGCGACGATCAGCGGCATGGTCTCGGCAGGTCCGGCCATGGCGAACAGTGCGGTCAAAACGATGATCGCAGCGAGCGTGCCGAGGTTGATGACGTGCCGAGCGGGCAGCAGGATCGGCGAACCGCTCATCCGCCCCGACAGCTTGGCAAAGGCGATGACCGAGCCGGAAAAGGTGATCGCCCCGATCGCGATACCGAGACCCATCTCGACCTTTGAGACTGCGCCTATGCCGGTTTCAGTGAGCAAGCCGAAAGCCTCAGGGTTGAGATAGGCCGCCCAGCCCACCAGCACCGCGGCAAGGCCGACAAGGCTATGGAAGGCCGCGACCAGCTCGGGCATCGCGGTCATGGCGATGCGGCGGGCTATGGTGACGCCGATGATTGCACCGATGGCAATAGCAGCGAGAATTTCGCCGATAGACGCCCAATCGGGAGTGATCACACCTCCACAAGGTCCTGGCCCGTCGAAGCCAAAGGACCCCGAACAATCTATCGTGCTGGGGTCAATATAGGGCCAATGAGTAACCAACGTCGTCATCACCGCAATCAGCATACCGATCATGCCGAAGCGGTTGCCCGTCCGGCTCGTCGCGGGCGAGGACAGGCCGCGCAGCGCGAGGATGAAGAAAACGCCCGACACGAGATAGGCAAGCGCTACCCACGGGTTCACCGGTGCGTGCGCGGCAGCAGCCTCGCCCACAGTACCCAGAACCTCGCGACCGTTCTCGTCGATGAATTGGAAGTCGGTGCCCGGAGGCACGGAAAGCGCAGGAACGCCCATCACTTGCGCTCCTTCTTCTTGTACATGGCGAGCATTCGCGCCGTCACTGCAAAGCCGCCGAAGATGTTCACACTCGCAAGCACGATGCCGAGCAGCCCCAGCCACTTCGCCCCGGGCACATCCGCAGCTGCCGCCGCGATCAGCGCGCCGACGATAATCACCGAGGAGATCGCATTGGTAACCGCCATCAGCGGCGTGTGCAGCGCGGGCGTGACCGACCAGACCACGTAATAGCCGACGAAACACGCCAGCACGAAAATCGAAAGGATCGAGATAAAGTCCATGTCAGTCCCCGGTTACCGGTCTCTTGGCAGTCCACGGCAGCACGAAACTGCGGCCCTCTGACCAGGTCTGCCCGATCATGTTGCCATCCACGAGGCACGCCGAGGTATGATAATACCCGCTGCCGTCGGTGGTACGGAAGGCAACACAGGTCCTGCCCTGTGCCGTTCCCGCTTTTCCAGCAAGAATTTCGCTGTTGTAGAAACTGCCGCCAACGGAGCCGTCGTTGCCGACAGTTAGCACCATCGGCTGAGAATAGGATTGGTCGTCGAGGTTCAACCTCAAGTTGACGGTCCATGCGCCCGAAAGCGCCTCGGCACGCTCTTCAGCAGGCGTTGCCGCCACTAGCATCAAAGCCATGAGCGGAAGCAGAGCCCTCAACCCGCCAGCCTCTCGTTCACGACCTTGCCGCCCTGCGTCAAACGCACGGCATTGCCGATCTCCTCGTCGAGCACAGGCTTGCCCGCTTCCTTGTCCCAGAAGGCGGAGAGGAAATTGAAGTGGTTGCGAGCAAACAGCGCCGAAGCGTCCGCCGCAAGATGGCCCGGCGTGTTCGAATAACCGACGATCTTCACGCCATGTTTCACGACCACCTGGTCGGCCACAGAGCCTTCGACGTTGCCGCCCTGGGCCACCGCGAGGTCGAAAATCACGCTGCCGGGCTTCATCGTCGCAATCTGCGCGTCCGAGATCAGCCGCGGCGCGGCCCTGCCCGGAATGAGCGCAGTGGTGATCACGATGTCCTGCTTGGCGATGTGGCCGGACACCAGCTCGGCCTGCGCCTTCTGGTATTCCTCGCTCATTTCGGTGGCGTAACCACCCGAGCCTTCGCCCTCGATCCCTTCGACGCTTTCGACGAAAATCGGCTTGGCGCCGAGCGATTGGATCTGTTCTTTCGTCGCGCTGCGAACGTCGGTCGCCGAAACCTGCGCACCCAGACGCTTGGCCGTCGCTATCGCCTGAAGCCCTGCAACGCCCACGCCCATGACGAAAACCTTGGCCGCCTGCACCGTGCCGGCAGCGGTCATCATCATCGGGAAGGCGCGGCCATATTCGTTCGCTGCGACCAGCACCGCCTTGTAGCCAGCGAGGTTCGACTGGCTGGAAAGCACGTCCATGCTCTGCGCACGGGTGATGCGCGGCATGAATTCCATTGAAAGCGCCTCGAAACCGGCCTTTGCATAGGCATCGACCGTGTCGCGCCGTGTGAATGGATCGAACAGCGCTGCGACCCACGCCCCTGCATTCGCGCCTGCCAGATCGGCAACATCCGGTGCCTGAATGCCGAGCACGATGTCGGCGCCCTTCACCACGTCCTTCGCACCGGCGACGGATGCTCCCGCCTCAGCATAGGCCGCATCGGTGATCGAGGCGCCTTCGCCTGCCCTACTCTCGACGGCTACTTCGGCGCCCAGGCCGATGAATTTCTTCACCGTTTCGGGCGTGGCGGCAACGCGCTGCTCACCGGCAGCGCGTTCTTTCAGGATAGCGATCCGCAAGGGCTATCGCCGCTTAGTCGGCAATCAGGACGACTACGACGAGAGTGATGACCGCGATGAGCGGCACCGTCCATTTGAGGCTGGCGATGAAGCTGTCGTACATCTTTTCAGCCGATTTCATATCCTGCGAAGCCATGATTATCCCTGTAGTGAAGGCAAAAACTGGCGTCGGTCTATCGCGCATTCCGGCCAACCTCAAGTGACCATGCAGCCGGACAGGCGATAGCATCCTTATCAGCCTTAATAGGCTCTTTACTCCTCACCGTTAAAGCTGACCGCGTTTCACATCGGGACGGTTTGAGGGATATGGGGACGAGCGACCAACGCCTGTTGATGTTGATCGACGACGAACCGGCACAGAGCCGGTTGATCTCGGCGCTTGCCTCGCGAGAGGGATGGCGCACGATCGTCGCCGCCGACTCAGAAACCGCCATCGCCATGCTCGGCACACGAGAGGGCATGCAGCTGTCTGCGATCATCCTCGACCAGTGGGTGCCGGGTGACGACGCCTGCGCGCTGATCGAAGAACTGAAGAGCCGCCGCCCCGCGCTGCCCATCCTCATGCTGACGACGAGCGCCTCTCCGCTGCTGGCGGTTGAGGCCATGCGCGCCGGCGCCTCCGACTACCTGATAAAACCGGTCGCTCCTGATCGCCTGATGGAAGCGTTGCGTGCTGCGACAGAGCGGTCTTCCTCGCAGGACGAGCTCCAGCCGCTGACGGAAAAAATGCACGCATCGCTCGATTTCGACGCGATGATCGGCACCGCGCCCAAGTTCCGCACGGCACTTGCCCAGGCGGCAAAGACAGCTCGAGGGCACGGCCATGTGTTGATCGAGGGCGAAAACGGCACGGGCAAGGAAATGCTGATGCGCGCCATGCATGCGGCAAGTCCGCGTGCGAAGGCTCCGTTTCGCATCATCAACATCGGCGGCGTTCCGGCCAACTCGGTCGAATCGGTGCTTTTCGGCCATGAACCCAACGCCTTTGCCGGCGCTTTCGATCGCCAGATCGGGGCATTCCAGCATTGCGACGGCGGCACGCTGGTTCTCGATGAGATCGATCGCCTGTCTGAAAGCCTGCAGGACCAGCTGTTCGAGGTTGTCGAGAAGGGCATCGTTCGTCCGCTGGGCGCAAGCCACGGTTTCCGCGTCGATGTGCGGCTGCTGACGGCAAGCAATTTCCCGATGGAGCAGCTCGTCGAGAGCGGGCATTTCCGCGCCGACCTGCATGCAGCGCTTGCCGCCACGACGATCAAGCTTCCTCCCTTGCGCGAACGAGCGAGCGATATTTCCGCTCTGACCCGTCATTTCCTCGCCCGCATCGGCGAACAGCCCGGCCTCGTGCACCTGTCGATTACCGACAGCGCGCTCGCCTTGCTGGGTGCCTATGATTGGCCCGGAAACGTCCGCCAGCTGCAATCCGTGCTGTTCCGCGCCGCCGTCTATTGCGAAGGCGAAACGCTGACGGCTGACAGCTTCCCGCAATTGTCCGAACTGCTCGGCGGTCCGCAGGAAATCGTCAGTCCGATCCATGAAGGCGTAGGCGTGATGCTCTACACCGAGGACGGCAACCTCCGCGCGCTCGAGGAAATCGAAGCTGACGTCATCCGCCTCGCCATCGGCCATTATCGCGGACGCATGACCGAAGTCGCCCGGCGCCTCGGCATCGGACGCTCCACGCTTTACCGCAAGCTCTCAGACCTCGGCATAGACAGCGCAGCTTAAGGCGGTTAGCCCGCTGCGCATGTCTGAACTCAAGGATTTTGCCGGGCGCACTGCGCTCGTTACGGGCGCTGCTTCGGGTATCGGGGCAGCATGTGCGAAAGCTCTCGCCGAACGCGGAGCCGATACGCTCTGGCTCGTCGACACCGATGAAGCCGGGCTCGATGCGCTCGACCTCCCTTGCACCGTCCACCGCATAACCGGCAGCGTCGCCGATCCGGCCTTGTGGCAGCGGCTCGAGGGCGAATGGGAAGCGCTCGACCATGCTGTCGTCAACGCGGGCATCGGGTCTGGCGGGCAGATCGCCGAACTCGATTTCGCGGACTGGCGCAAGGTCATGGACGTGAATCTCGACGGGGCGTTCCTGACCCTCGCCGCCGCCATGCGCGCCATGGCGCAAAAGGGTGGGAGCGCAGTCGTCACGTCCTCGACAACCGGGATCAAGCCGATCGCCGGCATCGGTCCCTATGGCGTGGCGAAAGCGGCGGTTGCGCACATGGCGCGGATCGCGGCGCTGGAAGGCGCACCGAAGAACATTCGCGTGAACGCCATTGCCCCGGGCGGCGTCGATACCGCGATCTGGAACAGCTCCGAAGACTTCAAGCGATCGGTCGAGGCACAGGGCCGCGAAGCGACATTGAAGGCGATGGCGGGGACGACCCCTTCGGGCCGGTTCGCCACTGCCGAGGAAATGGCGGACACCATCCTGTTCCTGCTGTCGGACAAGGCCGCGAACATGACCGGCCACGTGCTGGTCAGCGACGGCGGCTTTATTCTCTAGCGAGCTTAGCCCTCGGGCAATTCGCTGAAATCGGTGAGCGCCGCGTCGCGCATCCCGCGCCAGACATTGCGCGCCTGCACCGTTTCGAAAACGTCGTGAACACGCAGCAATTGCACCCCGGCATTCATTCCCGCGATCGCAACCGCCAGGCTGCCGCCCAGCCGATCGCCAACCTCAGCCTCGTTCGAGAGCGCACCGATCATCCGCTTGCGGCTTCCGCCGAGCAGGATCGGCTGGCCGAGCGCATGGAACAACGGCAGCGCATTCAGCAGCGCAAGGTTCTCCGCCAGCGATTTCCCGAAGCCGATGCCCGGATCGAGCACGATCTTCGAGCGCGATATGCCATTCGACACGGCCTCGTCGCGTCGTGCGGCGAGCCAGTCGAACACGTCGAACACGACATTGTCGTAATCTGCATCGGCATGGAGGTCGTCGCCCTTGCCGGGCGCATGCATCAGGATGACTGGGCAGCCTGCACGCGCTGCAATCTCGACCGAACGCGGATCGTGGCGCAGCGCGGACACGTCGTTGGCGATATGCGCGCCAGCTTCCAGCGCGGCTTCGAGCACGCCGGCGCGCCGCGTATCGACGCTGATTGCCGCGCCCATGGCAGAGCAGTATTCGACCGCCGGCAGGACGCGATCCTTCTCGTCGCCTTCCCAGGTTGCAGGAGCACCCGGGCGGGTGCTTTCGCCGCCGATATCGATGATCGCCGCGCCCGCTTCGAGCATGGCGGAGGCATGAGCCCGCCCTGCTTCCGGATTGTCGAGAAACGCGCCGCCGTCGCTGAAACTGTCGGGCGTCACATTGAGGATGCCCATGACCTGCGGCTGGTCGAGCCGCACGGTACGCTGGCCGCATTCGAGCGGCGGGTGGACGAGGCCGAGGTTCGACCACTGGTCTTCCGCTTCGGCGGCCACGCAGTCGGGCAATCGGCCGAGAACCTCGGCAACGCTTTCGACATCGCAAAGCCAGCGTTCGGCGACTTCGCCATCGCGGCGCAGGATCACGGCAAAGCGGCTGGCATAGACCATTCCGCCGGCGAGCCGGACCGCCCGCCCTTCTTCCACCTGGGGGGCCGATGCGAGCCCGATCGGGCGGATGTAGATGCGGTCAGTCACTCGGGCATTTCCAGATGCAGGTTACCTCGGCAAATCCTACGCGATGGAACACATGGAACACAGTCCCGGCACTGGAATCGCGGGGGAGAAAACGGGGGCCGGTCATGTCGCCGTCCTAGCCCGCGAGGCAGGCGTAGGACAGGACGATCAATCCTCTGTCGCGAGGAGGTAGAGCTGGCGGGCAGCGTCGATCGGCTTCATATCGCCCCCAGACGCCGCATCCTCGTAGTGCCAGAACGACCAGCCATTGCAGCTCGGTGCGCCCTGCAGGTCCTTGCCAAGGCCATGGATGCTGCCGACCTGCTTGCCCTCGGAACCATTGAGTTCGAGCGAGCCGTCGGCGCGAACGGTGGCAACCCAGCGGCGCTTTTTGTCGAAGACTTCGGTGCCAGGCTTGAGGAAGCCGTTTTCGACCAGCGAACCGAAGGCGACGCGCGGCGCCGACTTCTTGCTCTGCATGGTTTCGATCACGCTTTCATCGAGCGGCAGTTCCTTTTCGATCCGCTTGTAGGCGGCATCGCGATAGACGTTCTCGCGTTCGCAACCGATCCACTGGCGGCCAAGACGCTTGGCCACCGCGCCGGTGGTGCCGGTGCCGAAGAACGGATCGAGGACAACATCGCCCTTTTCGGTCGTCGCAAGCAATACGCGGTAAAGCAGCGCCTCGGGCTTCTGCGTCGGGTGAACTTTCGTCCCGCCTTCTTTCAGGCGTTCGGCGCCATTGCAGATCGGCAGGACCCAGTCGCTGCGCATCTGGAGCTCGTCGTTGAGCGTCTTCATCGCGCGATAGTTGAACTGGTATTTCGACTTCTCGCCCATGCTCGCCCAGATCAGCGTTTCATGGGCATTGGTGAAGCGCGTGCCCTTGAAATTGGGCATCGGGTTCGACTTGCGCCAGACGATGTCGTTGAGGATCCAGAAGCCGAGATCCTGCAGGATCGCGCCGACGCGGAAGATATTGTGATAGCTGCCGATGACCCACAGTGCGCCATCGGGTTTGAGGACGCGGCGCGCCTCTGTCAGCCAGGCACGCGTGAAATCATCATAGGCCTTGAAGCTGTCGAATTGGTCCCAGTGATCGGTCACGGCATCGACGGCGCTGCCATCGGGGCGCGAAAGATCGCCGCCAAGCTGCAGGTTGTAGGGCGGATCGGCAAATACGCAGTCGACGCTGTTGTCGGGCAGCGAACGCATCGCTTCCACGCAATCGCCCGGCAGGATCAGCCCGGTGGGCAGGTCCGCCTGCGTTTCGACAGCTGTTTTCGCACGCGTGGCGCGCGTCTTCGTGGTCTCCAAGACCCCCATCATTCACCCCTCATCAGTCGCATCCAAGCGAGTTATCCACAGGGTGAGTCCATCGGGACTCTGCGTCAAGTGCAAAGCGATAGGCGGTTATGGTTAACAGCGCGTTAGCTATGAGAGAACAAAAAGAGTCCCGCACAAGATGTTGAGACTGCATCGATTCTCGTGACTCGACATGATGGGGTGTGACACGAAAGACTCGACATTGGCGGCAATGTGAAGAACTGTCTGTCGTCACGAGCCCCGGGTCGCCAACCGGGAGAGAAACATGACGCTGGAAGTAATCGGGGCAGGCCCCGGCCGTACGGCAACCTTCACCATGAAATTTGCGCTGGAGCATCTGGGCTTCGGTCCATGCCACCACATGGCAGAGGTTTTGGCCGATGCCCGCAGGCAGGTGCCGCTGTGGCTGGGCGTTATCAACGGCAAGCCCGATTGGGACGAAGTCTTCGACGGGTTCCGCTCTTGCGTCGACTACCCTTCCGCTTCCTACTGGCGCGAACTTGCCGACTATTACCCCCAGGCAAAGGTCATCCTGACCGTGCGCGATGCCGACGGCTGGTTCGAATCCGTCAGCGAGACGATCTTTTCAGACCAGATGCAGGCCGGCCTTGTCGGCAGCCCGACCGGCGACATGATGAAGGGGGCGATCTTCGATCACTTCGACGGCGGCGATATTCGCGACCGCGGCTTCATGACCGACTGGTACAACCGCCGGAACCAGACCGTGATCGACACGATCGCGCCCGAACGCCTGCTGGTGTTCCACCCCAAGGAAGGGTGGGAGCCACTGTGCAAGTTCTTGGGCGTACCCGTCCCGCCTGAGAAATTTCCGCGTGTGAACAGCCGCGACGAGATCCAGGAGGCCAGCCGCGAAGAGGGGATCCAACCGGGCCCCGACGAAGCCGAAGCCTTCGGCAAACGTTATATCGCGGAGCTTAAGGAGAAAGCTTTCGCTTCCGGCTAGACACCGAAGGCCAGCGCCGTGTTGACGGCGAACACCATCACCAGCCCTGCGCCGAGCACGCGGCCGATCTGCTTCGCCTTGGCAAGGATGACGAGAAGGGCCGCAGTCGATGCGGCCAGCAGGACCAGCTCGTAAAGCAGCAGGCTCGTCGGCACCGGCATGGGCGCGACGCTCATCGTGACGCCGCCGATCAGCAGGATGTTGTAGATGTTCGAACCGAGCACGTTGCCAAGAGCAAGGCCGGGCTTGCCGCGCATGGCCGCGGCGACAGAGGCAGCAAGTTCGGGCAGCGAAGTGCCGACCGCCACGACGGTGAGGCCGATCACCGTCTCGCTGACGCCGAACAGGCGCGCCATGTCGATCGCGCCGGTGACGAGCAGATTGCCTCCGAAAACGAGGATGCCGACACCGATCACAAACAGTGCGATGGCAGCGGGCAGACCATAGGACGCTTCGCCCTCGCCTTCCGCGTCGTCTTCTTCCTGCTCGTAATGCGGCGGGTGGTTGTAACGCCAGTAAACATAGGCAGCGATGCCTGCGAGCAGCACCAGGCCGACATATATCGAGGCAAGCTGCGCTGCGGTGATCGCCCACAGGACGCAGGTCGCCACCAGGGCGACGACTGCGTCGCGCTTGCCCGTCCCGCTCAGTGCAATCGGCATGACGAGCGCGGCGACGCCCAGGATAAGCAGCGTATTGGCAAGGTTCGACCCGACAACATTGCCCCATGCCAGTTCGGGCGAACCGAGCAAGGCAGCCTCGACGCTCGCCACCATTTCAGGCATCGAAGTTGCCGCGCCGACTATGACGAGTCCGGTGAACAGGCTCGACACGCCCAGCCGCTGGGCAATCGATACCGCGCCGCGGACCAGCAGTTCGCCGCCGATGAAAAGGGCCACGAGGCCGATGGCGCTATAGATAATCGCTTCGATCATGGGCTGCGATGTAGTGTGTTGCGCGGATTAGAGAAGCGTCAATTGCGCCACTGGCGCGAAACTCTGCCGATGTAGCGGCGTCGGGCCGTGGCGGCGAAGCGCATCCATGTGTTCCGCGGTGCCGTAACCCTTGTTCCGGTCCCAGCCGTATTGGGGGTGCT from Altererythrobacter epoxidivorans encodes the following:
- a CDS encoding aspartate/glutamate racemase family protein, translating into MSWVSTAVYYDCINRSIQKRSAPKASAPLLIESLDFQELYGLREDADWQRAGSVLAESASRLEKAGAEGLIICANSMHRIYDQVADAVDIPILHIADCVGARMHADGCESAALIGTRNVMTESFYRKRLVAHGVDLLPPDMSNVEAIDRIIYEELMVGKVTRAAERTLRTIITRKEQEGARAIVLACTELDLVVDVDANILPIYDSTRIHCDAAAEWILGKE
- a CDS encoding SO2930 family diheme c-type cytochrome — translated: MKAGVLAGLAVAALLGAVTVRANPQTAVDDTAVSGLDLPRNLSEFGFFADAPAQQPSPGVVPYRLNTPLFSDGAEKLRFVYVPGGKVAKARGEGLLALPVGSALIKTFAFGEGNGRRLIETRVLLHRTDGWVALPYRWNDQQTEAVLAVAGGRLPVTTPSGQTISYRIPNKNQCKECHGLNGEVVPIGPKARNLSADWLDDFVGLGKLDEAPELAARIPLWEERASVPIDAAARGYLETNCAHCHQPGATASNSGLDLRWEQHDPHAIGIFKRPVAAGRGSGGHEFDIVPGDPDDSILTFRMGSPEPGVAMPELGKSTVDSEGLDVVRRWIAQMQK
- a CDS encoding parallel beta-helix domain-containing protein, with product MIRTVISTLALLSASSLAAATHEVAAGAGAQERLQEALILAEPGDEIVLGAGRFAISDGLSLDVDNVTVRGAGMEATVLDFTGQRDAGEGLLVTSDGVTLRNFALENPKGDGIKSKGADDIVYHRIRVTWTNGPAATNGAYGIYPVESTGILVDACEVSGASDAGIYVGQSKKITVRDSIATDNVAGIEIENSRDAIVERNFVTRNTGGILVFDLPGLPVMGGGNVILKQNLVVGNKTANFAPPGNIVAGVRRGTGIMVMANEKVWISDNIVRDNPTASFIIAAYTKPFDDARYNPFPREVVIAENDVDEGSTDPQLDGAEQLLAGFGGALPPIMWDGLNQDKDNPALLATPEISSWTLNLTRQGQPLAEAQPGPGDLPAYGQPWEFGEIGAPERLFDRI
- a CDS encoding NAD(P)(+) transhydrogenase (Re/Si-specific) subunit beta, with translation MGVPALSVPPGTDFQFIDENGREVLGTVGEAAAAHAPVNPWVALAYLVSGVFFILALRGLSSPATSRTGNRFGMIGMLIAVMTTLVTHWPYIDPSTIDCSGSFGFDGPGPCGGVITPDWASIGEILAAIAIGAIIGVTIARRIAMTAMPELVAAFHSLVGLAAVLVGWAAYLNPEAFGLLTETGIGAVSKVEMGLGIAIGAITFSGSVIAFAKLSGRMSGSPILLPARHVINLGTLAAIIVLTALFAMAGPAETMPLIVALTVLAFVIGFLLIIPIGGADMPVVVSMLNSYSGWAAAAMGFTLGNTAMIITGALVGSSGAILSYIMCRAMNRSFISVIAGGFGADAGSGAGGEAKEQRPYKQGSAADAAFMLEQAEKVIIIPGYGMAVAQAQHALREMADILEEKGVEVKYAIHPVAGRMPGHMNVLLAEAQVPYENVFELEDINSEFAQADVAFIIGANDVVNPAAKTDKSSPIYGMPVFDVDKAKQVFFIKRSMGGVGYAGVDNDVFYMDQTMMLLADAKKMVEEIVKALD
- a CDS encoding NAD(P) transhydrogenase subunit alpha, with product MDFISILSIFVLACFVGYYVVWSVTPALHTPLMAVTNAISSVIIVGALIAAAAADVPGAKWLGLLGIVLASVNIFGGFAVTARMLAMYKKKERK
- a CDS encoding NAD(P) transhydrogenase subunit alpha, which gives rise to MRIAILKERAAGEQRVAATPETVKKFIGLGAEVAVESRAGEGASITDAAYAEAGASVAGAKDVVKGADIVLGIQAPDVADLAGANAGAWVAALFDPFTRRDTVDAYAKAGFEALSMEFMPRITRAQSMDVLSSQSNLAGYKAVLVAANEYGRAFPMMMTAAGTVQAAKVFVMGVGVAGLQAIATAKRLGAQVSATDVRSATKEQIQSLGAKPIFVESVEGIEGEGSGGYATEMSEEYQKAQAELVSGHIAKQDIVITTALIPGRAAPRLISDAQIATMKPGSVIFDLAVAQGGNVEGSVADQVVVKHGVKIVGYSNTPGHLAADASALFARNHFNFLSAFWDKEAGKPVLDEEIGNAVRLTQGGKVVNERLAG